Proteins encoded in a region of the Chryseobacterium piperi genome:
- a CDS encoding PaaI family thioesterase — MDRLEQLRQFIGKEFDQSPSPFMKWLNPIVISVEEGQLEFQYTVRPEWLNPIGNLHGGVTVAIVDDIIGATMFSLNENSFITTINNVIDYFSTAKESDNIVAETKIIKRGRQFVNAQCEIWNADKTRLIARGTSNLFKINN, encoded by the coding sequence ATGGATCGTTTAGAACAGTTACGACAATTCATCGGTAAAGAATTTGATCAGTCTCCATCTCCATTTATGAAATGGCTCAACCCTATCGTTATTTCCGTAGAAGAGGGACAACTGGAGTTTCAATATACAGTAAGGCCTGAGTGGCTTAATCCTATTGGGAATCTTCATGGTGGAGTAACCGTAGCAATCGTTGACGATATTATCGGAGCTACTATGTTTTCATTAAATGAAAATTCTTTTATAACAACGATAAATAATGTGATCGATTATTTCTCAACTGCAAAAGAAAGTGATAATATTGTAGCCGAAACTAAAATCATTAAGAGAGGAAGGCAATTTGTAAATGCCCAATGCGAAATATGGAACGCAGACAAAACAAGATTGATTGCCAGGGGGACCTCTAATTTATTTAAAATTAATAACTAA